Below is a window of Ctenopharyngodon idella isolate HZGC_01 chromosome 7, HZGC01, whole genome shotgun sequence DNA.
gattatattttaaaactcttaaaatgaattaaaaattctTTAATTGGAAaactcattatatatatatgggccattctacagaactgGTTCAacgtcctgaaaaaaatgtctttttccacaaattttgtatgtatgcaaattgtataatatccaaggtacacatttctagtaattgtgctgttaattctcatattgtattttcagaaagttttggaatatttttcatctccccaaatttgtcactaccgaaacacaataataaataatttaataagaagggttacattgacctattaagattttgtttacatcttccttgtaaatacatttttatatatatatatatatttaaaaaaaaaaaaaaaaaagatttcacaggtaaataaataacaattgcaattttaacaatatttcaagtgtcaTTTATgtgatttgttgtattttgaattcaatctttctttgtaaaaggcataaagtttatcatactgattcattagtttgaatatacattgaaccaaacactataataacatcttagttgataattcaatatactttatttttgacaaaacttcccatgtttcggtcatgactgcacatttttggttgtgacagtaatgtgtcggtagtgaccacatcacattacagaattttaactcacatgctaaaacatactaaaatactaatgatttgcataactgtactaaaattgtgtttattcccaacaaataaattattatgtgtccccttttgtcactaccaaaacaatgatgacatgttttggtcatgactgtttcggtagtgacaattttatatacttttgagcctagctcaaagatgctaatcagcacatggttagctaacacagttctgaacagttgtacacagaaaaaaactaaattttatcgaataacactcaaaaaacaatgatgtcacaacTGAAACTTCACACGTTTCGGTAGtaactgtttcggtagtgacaattttaggtacttttgagcctagctcagaGATGATAATAAGTACATGGTTaactagcacagttctgaacagttgtacacacataaaaactaaattttgtggaataacacccaaaaaagcTTAATTGCAGAGAAAAGGTGTTTGgtagtgacgttccttaaagtccacacagattttcagacttttgaacacattcaaCTCATAACGATGGTACGTATCTACTATGAAAGAAAGGCTATGAGAGAGAGGGACAGGAATATTTTCTGATCAAAAATGtgtggttaaaatcagtctcgGCCAATGGACTAAATCATACACTGTTTCGGTAATGACATGAAAATGTGGGAcacattttttcatgatttaaaaaaaaaaaaatcaaaaatatatatggaaataacaatggaaataaaatgcaaaaattttttcaatatcattttcacaagttgaaatttaAGGGGTTAGGGTTTCGGGACAGCCACCTCCCTattgaaagtacccaataaattatgaatttatatagattaagcttactgatattttaaatattattgtgggattcaattgatagaaggatcttagtaaacatctaaaatttgaatacttaaatgcttttaaatgtgttttttggttgtgggacagcagtttgcaccGTAGAATGTAAAATGGcccataaatgtttattttgagtTGGGAACATGGCCATTTCAGCATACTTTCTGATATTATATTTATGACTGAAATTAACTAGAATGAAAAATACAATATCTTGATTGTCTAATTTTACAGTGGACTGAACTTTCTTGATCTAATGGTACGACAAGGAAATATAGATAATCCTCCAAAAACACCTCTTGTGCCTGGATTTGAGTGTTCTGGGATTGTAGAGAGTGTGGGAGAAAATACCACAGGCTTTGAGGTATGTGCAGAAATGTTTCTAATGTTGATTCAGGAAATTCAGACAGCTAATAATTCTTTTTATATGGCCAATAAAATGATGGCcagtatttaatttttgttttgtggccATAATAGAGCTCCAATCTAGAATGCATCGTTCTTTGGGTAAAACTAATTTTTGGTGGGAAAGATTTGTTACCtggcataaaaaaataattaattgattgAATTGGAAAAGAGGCATTATATGCTTCCAATATCAGCACATTCAATCTGATACTGTGAATAATAATAGTGGTGTGTTTTCTCTTTTCAGATAGGTGACAGAGTGATGGCCTTTGTAAATTACAATGCTTGGGCAGAGGTGGTTTGCACACCATTGGATTTCGTGTATAAGATCCCAGACGACATGACATTCCCAGAGGCGGCTGCCTTCTCTATGAACTTCGTGGCTGCCTACATGATGCTGTTTGAAGTGGCCAATCTCCAGGAGGGGATGTCTGTATTAGTTCACTCAGCAGGAGGTGGGGTGGTAAGTCTGTTGCTTTGAGCGATAGGGTTTGTCAAGAAACTTTTGAAGCAGCCTGTACAAAAATTGGGATTTGGACACAAACATATGATTCTACTGATCCCATATTGCTGTTTAGCTTTCCaagttaaggcccgttcacaccaagaatgataactatgttagcgtccacaccagggGATGATattattctgtttattctaagcgtgcactgcagttttgtcgtctaccgctttaaatgctcgagctctttaaagtctggtggattctgattggctgtcattagctgggtttccatccaaacaTGAAGCAAATTTTTTCAAAGTTCGCAAAATAAAGGAATGCAAATTAGGTGCATTCGTGAAGGGTTCGTCTAAACACTTATAAATAAGAAAACAATGTATATTATGTCTGTTACAACACCATCAGTGAAAACACCACCAGCGGTCACAAGGGTTTAATGTTCGCTACATCAGAAATTATTCGcattattatttgcattaacTCTTTTTCGCACAAGTCAAAAACCACCTCAAGTgagcgtaaaaacttttttgcgaattaagacattttttttgaaattgGGCATTTCCATCACTTGTTTCTGATGTGATACttgaaaaatgtgcataaaaacagggtgatggaataatttattgttcatcagtttgaaaaaaaaaaaccattctgaaagtgattccaatgatattgtttaGCTGTGGTATTAACTCTTTTACATTCAGAACAATGtttagaattatatttttattcttgtcattatagttatcgtccttggtgtgaacgggcctttaagCAAATGCAAATTTACAAGTTAATTATATGGCTTTTGGTGGAATATgatcaaaattagttttagggtgtgttcacacttggcaggtttggtttgattaaaatgaactctggtgcgattgctctgttagtttggttaaattaaataagtGTGAACGCTTGTGTCCGAACCAAGCAAGTGGATCGAGAACCCCTTCCAATGAACTCTGGTGGGATTGCTCTGTTAGTTCGGTTAATTTGAATAAGTGTGGACGCTTACATCCGAATCAAACAAGTGGATCGAGAACCCCTTCCAATGAACTCTAGTGTGATTGCTCTGCTAGTTCGGTTCATTTAAATAAGTGTGGACGCTTACATATGAATCAAACAAGTGGATTAAGAACCCCTTCCAATGAACTCTGGTGGGATTGCTCTGTTAGTTCGGTTCATTTGAAAAAGTGTGGACGCTTACATTCGAATCAAACAAGTGGATCGAGAACCCCTTCCAATGAACTCTAGTGTGATTGCTCTGCTAGTTCGGTTCATTTAAATAAGTGTGGACGCTTACATATGAATCAAACAAGTGGATTGAGAACCCCTTCCAATGAACTCTAGTGTGATTGCTCTGCTAGTTCGGTTCATTTAAATAAGTGTGGACGCTTACATATGAATCAAACAAGTGGATCGAGAACCCCTTCCAATGAACTCTGGTGGGATTGCTCTGTTAGTTCGGTTCATTTGAAAAAGTGTGGACGCTTACATTCGAATCAAACAAGTGGATCGAGAACCCCTTCCAATGAACTCTAGTGGGATTGCTCTGTTAGTTCGGTTCATTTGAAAAAGTGTGGACGCTTACATTCGAATCAAACAAGTGGATCGAGAACCCCTTCCAATGAACTCTAGTGTGATTGCTCTGCTAGTTCGGTTCATTTAAATAAGTGTGGACGCTTACATATGAATCAAACAAGTGGATCGAGAACCCCTTCCAATGAACTCTGGTGGGATTGCTCTGCTAGTTCGCTTCATTTGAATACGTGTGAAGGCTTACATCTGAATCAAACAAGTGGATTGAGAACCCCTTCCAATGAACTCTGGTGGGATTGCTCTGTTAGTTCgcttcatttgaataagtgtgaacacTTACATCTGAACCAAACAAGTGGATCGAGAATCCCTTCCCATGAACTCtagtgcgattgctctgttctGTTCATTTGAATTAGTGTGAATGCTTACATCCGAACCAAACAAGTGGATCGAGAACCCCTTCCAATGAACTCCGGTGCGGTTCGACTGAAATATAAACGCAACATGAACCAAAGACAtttaaacgaaccaaaaacaggacgtgatgtcacaagatgcgaccctaaaaaggacagaatgctcaagaGTATCTGGTTCTTCTCGTCATAATCGCGATGTTGCCCATTACAGTTCGGTACAGGCATCATAACTGCGTTTCCTCACAGCAGATCTTCATTTATGTGTGACAGAGGAATTTCTGgcactgttttgactcctttacatattttataagctcttcatgaGTTCTGAGCTGGTagaaataccatcatatgtacaCGCATACAACAAGCGCATttagcacacagcattgttttggatgttcggtaagttcgcaaaatatacattttcttgttttgtttagattttgtgttaaaaataacaagctaagtgaaccaggactaaatgtataattttctttttggtccggaccaaatgaaacaagagaactgaactacaagtgtgaacacaccctaagagTGCCCGCAACCATTAATCACATTCCCTTCCGTTTGTCCTCTTTTTCCACATTAGGGTCAAGCAGTCGCTCAACTTTGTTCCACTGTCCCCAACGTCACTGTGTTTGGGACTGCCTCGCCCTTCAAACATGATGCCATAAAGCATTCAGTCACTCATCTCTTTGACAGAAACCTTGACTACGTTCCAGAAGTTAAGAAGTAAGCACAAATGCTTTTGTTGTCAGTTCGTAGACGTAGAGGCAAAAAAAGGAACAGTTAGATGAtgagaatataaaataaatgagtcATACTGGGAGGCCAGTGCAAGTCTGAGAAGGCAGACGTCACCAGTACCTCCTCTAGACCTGCGTGGCTCCAGTCCCCATGGCAACACCCAGCAGATGGGAAAGTAGTGTGTTGTAGTATGGGGAGGGGCACCTGTACGTCCTtctgatcaaacacacaaaGCCAGAGAATGTGCAGCAACTGACTCATTTAGAACACATTTGaggaaacattatttatatgtgCTATTGTCTAACAATTTCTTTGGTGaatctcatttttttattagtgctgtcaaaattaacatatgcgataattttattttcagtttaatgcgataaaaatatttaatgcaattaatatAGCGTCCattttttccattataattTGGCTAGCGTATGATCAAGCTCTTattcacgcaaatgcttttGAACCATTCAAGCACCACAAGACAAACGAGACTGTGCTGTCAGTGAATGACTCATGTGCACAGAAAGACGCACGCCAGTATGGAGTTCTCTTTTGCGCTTGAACAAACAgtaacacacagaattatgccaaaatgcctgtTTTTTCAAgcatcctcataagagcagtcttaaatgagttaaataacgtCTTAAAAGACCTTAAAGAGTTATATTAAGAAagagaaaattaaattaaagagaaaattaagttatttcaaaaggtgatttgctatattttgatcactaccgaagacatcagtgtttatatccgaactataaacttttatcccagtacttctgtgataatatgaatatttgcaacacagaaataacaaaaCTGTTATGTTGGAAAgactgtgaagctgtttcatacctatacatgacaacagctctctctggatcaacagcagcacaaacacagatttgaatgtcacAGTATGATTTTgtaaaggtttaatagacataggAGAATCGTTATCATTGAGGAATAAGATTATGGGTGTTTGAATTGAGATCacgatcttttaacgattaatcgtgcagctctagtggagaacaaaaaaacattaggaGGAACCAGGTTTAGTCCTGTTCTCCTCTGGCTATTGTGTGTTCTTACACGTTTATGTTCAAACAAATACACATAAATTGAGTATGAGAGAGGAGATTAGGACTCTTTTCATCTCGGTGGTTCCACATTCCTCTCAGGATCAGGAGCGAAGCAAAATTAAATTGGTCTCAGGTTAGTCTCTTTTCCACAATAGGCAGGACCCCGGGTATCACAAGACCTCCTAATGGTTAAGCCTTGTAGGCGGTCCAAGCACCATCAAAACAGGAACACATTAGAGCCTGTGTTTATAAAGACATACCTCTCATTCCATATCAGCTGTGCTTCCTTAAAAGACACTGAAAAATACGACGgatgtttgatatttttatggTTCTAGAGTTTTAGAGAGTCTCATTTAGGTAACTTTGCAGAGCTTAGaacaaaagtatgtttttttctcCTGCAGGATATCTCCAGAAGGAGTGGATATTGTACTGGACTGTTTGAGTGGAGAGAACACAGGAAAAGGCCTAACTTTGCTCAAGCCCATGGGAACGTACATCCTGTATGGTTGGTACACACAGATGAGGAGCACTctcaattaaatttcattttgaggatataaaaaataaaaaaaagatttaaagggacagtgaaccctaaaatgaaaattctgtcgtcattaacccatttgactttcttctttggaccacaaaagcagatgttttgaagaatgttcctGCTGCTATTTTCGTTATGAAAAACATTCAGTGACCAGGGGCTGTAAAGCTCCAGGAAGGACAAAAAGAAGTACATTTTAGCATACATTTCAAAAAGGGgacttattacagaaataatatactttaaaggcccactgaagtgccttgaaacaCGCAGCATTACTCAATGTGTAgatgtaatttccactgaaacagaaagacagggtgggacatatcgaacagcccctccccttttttaaaatagctaatagcgttttgtttatatcacagctcggccagagctgtTGAGCTCCGTAAAGCCGGTAGTAGCGGGAAGTTTGGATAATTTTACTGACTCGGATCTTTGAATCTCGTTTAACAAAATGACCAAATCTTTTTTTCAAGTCATTTCAGCAGAATATAATTAAATTGCTACATGTTAAATTCCCCAACACATATTTATGCAAACGTTGATCAcatttggaataaaaaataaactataggCTAATAGTAGCCATGAAGGCCAAATTATGAGTAagaaatgattaattaattgcttagcAGTGTCTTCAGGCTATGCGGTCTGTTAGTTCACCTCATCTCCCGATCCGAGTCGTCCTTTCTTTTGTCACCTCACATTTATCTGTTCCCCAgaatgattagttcacctctTGAGTCTTCGGGTTCGAGTCGTTTGTTCATCCCATAGGTGAATGCAGAAACCGAAATGGTTAGTTCATCTTTCGAGTCTTCGGGTCTGAGTCCTTCGTTCTTTGTCACGTGACAGACATAAATGCATGTTAATTACaagtaaattaaaatgtattctagtttaaatttatattagatGCAGTTAGTTGAAATTAAGAGTGCTTTAAGTAGAACATCTttgtatgtaatttcataattctatattgtctttgaaatatagttaaagtgtactgacaagcattttatagtactaaaatatactttaatatcaGTTCTTATTAAACTTGAATGccatgcatttaaatatatgtgtacttacacattaataataatgatgaagtTACAATTtagtgcatttaaaatatattaactttaaatgtattatcaaataacacactacagtaaaattgtactttacatgtgctttagtatgttggTCAGCACATCAAAATACTGTAAGTGCTCTCTATAAAGCCCGTCAAAAGAGTATTGAAACAATGATTTAATAATACTTGTACTTTTaagtaaaactattaatttgacattgtttaaaagtttaCTTAAATATGTCGTGAAAAATGTACTCTCTTGCAGTCTCATGATAATGTACAAGTACATATACAATATCATTAAagttatattatctgcaagtagttttttaaaaacaaaatagatatacttttaagatttgaagtgcactacaagtgcacattcaatacatttaagtctttttcacaagggttaaTTTACctcatgcactatattccaattCTTCTGAATCCATCATAGCTTTGTTTaatgaacaaaatataacaCGTTATTCACTCATTTGCATACTGCATTAAACTGCGATGAcagatgatgacagaactttcatttttggcaaCCATTGCATCATGGCGTGTTCATGGACTGTAGAggtagaaaaagagaaaaaaaatctagcaaGATGTCCAAAAGGTTAATTTGTGACCTCCTGACCCTCATTTGAAAACAGTCACATTCTAGGTGGCTAACACCAAATTGAGGTTAATTCACATAAAAGATAATGCCTGCAACTTTAATTACTCCAATTCCCTTAGCTTTCTGGCCCATTAGGAATATTTAATTAGGAGGGACATCATGGAGCGGAGATAATGTAAAAGTTAggtttaaaaacacattactgccaaatgaatgaatcagtcatCAGAATTCTGGATGGAGCTTATTAATAAGAGCCATTTGGCATAGCTGTAATAGTGCCATGTTTTATTGCTTCAAATGCCAAGATTATACTTTGTATCTTTTAAGATTTCATGTCCATTAAAATcgaagtgtgtcatttctgaGCCACTTGCACCTGCAAACATAATGATTATTTTCCAACCTGTTTCCTGAATGCACCCCTTCTGGTCAGTTAAACAGACTGGTTGAGTCAATCGGATTTGTTGGGATGGTCAAACAATGACACAGAGTGTTACACTCGTAAGAAAAATCAACATATGAATGTATGACTCTGTTTATTAAGGCCTCCtgtcatattaaaatatgagtatcaaatatgatacatcaggcttttgatgaatgtttatttgta
It encodes the following:
- the vat1l gene encoding synaptic vesicle membrane protein VAT-1 homolog-like isoform X2; amino-acid sequence: MEKEGTEIVEETEQMIDQKEPENPVSTVVDSKEMRAVVLTGFGGLNKLKVTKKPMPEPQEGEVKIRVKACGLNFLDLMVRQGNIDNPPKTPLVPGFECSGIVESVGENTTGFEIGDRVMAFVNYNAWAEVVCTPLDFVYKIPDDMTFPEAAAFSMNFVAAYMMLFEVANLQEGMSVLVHSAGGGVGQAVAQLCSTVPNVTVFGTASPFKHDAIKHSVTHLFDRNLDYVPEVKKISPEGVDIVLDCLSGENTGKGLTLLKPMGTYILYGSSNMVTGETKSFFSFAKSWWQVEKVNPIKLYEENKVMAGFSLLNLLFKQGGCSRVKTAVQKLLSLYDQKKIKPLVDSLWALEEVKEAMQRIHDRGNIGKLILDVEKSPTPLKKESQTGLE